A stretch of the Hallerella porci genome encodes the following:
- a CDS encoding glycosyltransferase family 2 protein gives MPLVSVIVPNYNHAPYLRQRLDSIFNQTFQDFEVIILDDCSTDNSKEIIEEYRNRPQVSHVVYNEKNSGSPFKQWAKGFDLAQGEYIWIAESDDWAELNFLEVLTSILNKDSSLVFAFCESYWEYPQITVSGKALKKSSIYNGIDYIKNKQIYYNSIVNASSVVFRKEVLSNTANDYQFFNGSGDYLFWSLLCEQGYIYYTTNILNHFRRPPANTTSRCMATGITFIENFSIYKYFKQKGYISKFANYRIIEHSLSEIEQYSEVLGKNHCYSKCKTIWENERVETNSTSFFLSFWANQINRCDSLPLYAKLWQFLHLPNTNIRGHLPFYKRNQQK, from the coding sequence ATGCCTCTCGTTTCCGTCATAGTCCCTAACTATAATCACGCGCCATATCTTCGGCAGCGTCTTGATTCCATATTCAATCAAACTTTCCAAGACTTTGAAGTCATCATCCTTGACGATTGCAGTACGGACAACAGCAAAGAAATCATTGAAGAATATCGCAATCGCCCTCAAGTAAGTCATGTCGTATATAACGAAAAAAACAGTGGATCTCCTTTTAAGCAATGGGCGAAAGGATTTGATTTAGCACAAGGCGAATACATCTGGATTGCAGAGAGCGACGATTGGGCTGAATTGAATTTTTTGGAAGTCCTGACTTCCATTCTGAATAAAGATTCATCCCTTGTATTTGCTTTCTGCGAATCTTATTGGGAGTATCCACAAATAACTGTTTCAGGAAAAGCATTGAAAAAAAGTTCAATCTACAATGGAATTGATTACATCAAAAACAAACAGATCTACTACAATAGCATCGTCAATGCCAGTTCAGTGGTTTTCAGAAAAGAAGTTCTCTCCAACACCGCTAATGATTACCAATTCTTCAATGGTTCAGGAGACTACCTTTTTTGGAGCCTCCTGTGCGAACAAGGCTACATATACTATACAACAAACATCCTAAATCATTTTAGGCGCCCTCCAGCAAATACAACTAGCCGATGCATGGCAACAGGAATAACCTTCATTGAAAATTTCAGCATTTACAAATATTTTAAGCAGAAAGGTTACATTTCAAAATTTGCAAATTATCGAATTATAGAACATTCTCTTTCAGAAATCGAGCAATATAGCGAAGTACTAGGAAAGAATCATTGTTACTCTAAATGTAAAACCATATGGGAAAACGAGCGGGTCGAAACAAATTCAACTTCCTTTTTCTTATCTTTTTGGGCCAACCAAATCAACAGATGCGATAGCCTACCTCTTTACGCAAAATTATGGCAATTTTTGCATCTGCCCAACACTAATATTCGAGGACACCTCCCCTTTTATAAGAGGAATCAGCAAAAATGA
- a CDS encoding DUF3791 domain-containing protein: MTDKYKIPYVNMCIRLFAKRFQLPLQGAADYLCRFKGIRFLDESYSTEHLLPVEDTLNDLVAVCKNNGGAIG; the protein is encoded by the coding sequence ATGACGGACAAGTACAAAATTCCTTACGTAAACATGTGCATTCGCCTTTTTGCTAAGCGATTCCAGTTGCCGCTTCAGGGGGCGGCGGATTACTTGTGCCGATTTAAGGGTATCCGATTTCTAGACGAATCTTATTCTACAGAGCACCTTCTGCCGGTGGAAGATACCTTAAATGATTTGGTTGCCGTTTGCAAGAATAACGGGGGCGCAATCGGATGA
- a CDS encoding DUF3990 domain-containing protein, with the protein MILYHGTNCDFTIIDLEKTKLYKDFGKGFYVTDIRQQACELAKTRSRIWGGAPVVQEYEFDETVLQSNGLRVLRFDKVCVEWAEFIYKNRSRYTNFTHDYDIVIGPIADDGVAYLLNLYEEGLRTLEELAKELEYKNLNSQYCFLTKRAISFLRRVKK; encoded by the coding sequence ATGATTCTTTATCACGGAACGAATTGCGATTTCACTATAATTGACCTAGAGAAAACCAAACTGTACAAAGATTTCGGCAAAGGTTTTTATGTAACCGACATTCGACAGCAGGCTTGTGAACTCGCCAAAACTCGAAGCCGCATTTGGGGAGGCGCACCCGTTGTCCAAGAATATGAATTCGATGAAACAGTCCTTCAATCAAATGGTTTACGAGTTTTGCGCTTTGATAAGGTTTGTGTAGAATGGGCCGAGTTTATTTATAAAAACCGTAGTAGGTACACAAACTTCACTCATGATTATGATATTGTTATCGGACCAATTGCAGATGACGGCGTGGCCTATTTACTAAACTTGTATGAGGAGGGTTTGAGAACTTTAGAAGAGCTGGCTAAGGAACTTGAGTATAAAAATTTGAATAGCCAGTACTGTTTCTTGACGAAAAGGGCGATTTCCTTTTTGCGGAGAGTAAAGAAATGA
- a CDS encoding glycosyltransferase family 4 protein, whose translation MIGEMTKEKLNVLFDAKILLNYKDKGSSRSGIFSFTYNVFKEFLKREDVNIVLWTETKNLYALSLLKRELFPEARLFYDLPKKYEKIFKLKYSLDCLWTANLARPFVRKPIALCRLIYENVLNTFFLKKQNKKINSYDFFFESFETPPRIVRKSSQIRCCSVLHDAIPFLFSYMGESFKQGIWKQIELSHPRDIFFCNSENTKQDYCRLFSKLGDENTKALHLAANLNFRPVKNDNERFQVLTKYRVPHKRYIFSLCTLEPRKNLVRAVRCFMRFVQKNHIEDLVWVMGGGHWESFINDLKKNGVAWDPKYIIQAGYIDDEDLPILYSNAEWFVYTSQYEGFGLPPLEAMQCGCPVVTSNNSSLPEVVGDAGIMIDWDSDEQHIEAYEKYYFNKELRKENSHKGLERAKLFSWEKTVDKMVNVMKERIVLF comes from the coding sequence ATGATTGGTGAGATGACAAAAGAAAAATTAAATGTCTTGTTTGACGCAAAGATCTTGCTGAATTATAAGGATAAAGGATCCAGTCGTAGTGGAATTTTTTCTTTTACCTACAATGTTTTCAAGGAATTTCTTAAGCGAGAAGATGTGAACATTGTGTTGTGGACTGAAACCAAAAATTTGTATGCTTTGAGTCTATTAAAGAGAGAACTTTTTCCAGAAGCAAGATTGTTTTATGATTTGCCAAAGAAATACGAAAAAATATTTAAACTGAAATATTCTTTGGATTGTCTGTGGACAGCTAATTTGGCAAGACCTTTTGTCCGTAAACCAATAGCTCTTTGTCGGTTAATCTATGAGAATGTATTGAATACGTTTTTCCTAAAAAAACAAAATAAAAAAATAAACTCTTATGACTTCTTTTTTGAATCGTTTGAGACTCCCCCTAGGATTGTCAGAAAAAGTAGTCAGATAAGATGCTGCAGTGTCTTACATGATGCAATTCCGTTTTTATTTAGTTATATGGGGGAATCGTTTAAACAGGGAATCTGGAAACAGATTGAATTGAGCCATCCTCGAGATATTTTCTTTTGCAATTCGGAAAATACAAAGCAAGATTATTGCCGCCTTTTCTCTAAATTAGGAGATGAAAACACAAAGGCTCTGCATTTGGCTGCTAATTTAAATTTTAGGCCTGTGAAAAATGACAACGAACGATTTCAAGTTTTGACGAAATATCGTGTTCCGCATAAGCGCTATATCTTTAGCCTTTGCACACTTGAGCCTCGAAAAAATTTGGTGCGAGCTGTCCGCTGCTTTATGCGTTTTGTTCAAAAAAATCACATAGAAGATTTAGTATGGGTAATGGGTGGAGGACATTGGGAATCCTTTATAAATGACTTAAAGAAAAATGGGGTTGCATGGGATCCTAAATATATTATTCAAGCAGGGTATATTGACGACGAAGATTTGCCGATTCTTTATAGCAACGCAGAATGGTTTGTCTATACAAGTCAATATGAAGGTTTTGGATTGCCTCCATTAGAAGCGATGCAGTGCGGTTGCCCTGTTGTTACGAGTAACAATTCGTCATTGCCAGAAGTTGTAGGTGATGCCGGCATCATGATTGATTGGGATAGCGATGAACAACATATTGAAGCATATGAAAAATACTACTTCAATAAAGAACTGCGGAAAGAAAATAGCCACAAAGGTCTGGAAAGAGCGAAATTGTTCTCTTGGGAAAAAACAGTTGATAAGATGGTCAACGTGATGAAAGAAAGAATTGTTTTATTTTAA
- a CDS encoding type II toxin-antitoxin system HipA family toxin, whose translation MKLSVYLGENLAGYLESTAEKGVVFFYDTAYIKAGQPPISLSLPLSNAEFSQKDCLPFFEGLLPEGDVKKRISDYLHISETSTFKLLKELGGECAGMVSILPEGESNKAKNAYAFSRDNYEPLSEKKLAEYIQNINTRPLLKIKEKLRLSLAGAQEKLPLAYINGKYYLPKNGAPSTHILKPTGSGKLSNLAANEYICTKLAKYSGLPTSKTELKQIGNTEFLLIERYDRISENNQISRIHQEDICQALGILSDRKYQNDGGPSIADIYNLLKEKTTIPLIETRNFLRYIIFNLIIGNCDAHGKNYSLLFQGNTIQLAPIYDTVSTIIYPDLTRKLSMKVGKHYEFKKINSEDFVLLAGQLNLKPKTILDCYFETIEKIEKNFDKVKDDSALIGYDKTIEIIEKNILRID comes from the coding sequence ATGAAACTTTCTGTATATCTAGGAGAAAATCTGGCCGGATATCTAGAGTCCACCGCAGAAAAAGGTGTTGTCTTTTTTTACGACACAGCCTATATCAAAGCAGGGCAACCGCCCATATCATTATCACTCCCTTTAAGCAATGCTGAATTTTCACAAAAAGATTGCCTCCCCTTTTTTGAAGGACTATTGCCTGAAGGCGATGTAAAAAAAAGAATCTCGGATTACCTGCATATATCCGAAACCAGCACATTCAAACTTCTCAAAGAACTGGGCGGAGAATGCGCCGGCATGGTTTCCATTTTGCCAGAGGGAGAAAGCAACAAAGCAAAAAATGCGTATGCATTTTCACGGGACAACTACGAACCTCTGTCCGAAAAAAAACTTGCCGAATATATTCAGAACATAAACACCCGTCCTTTGCTCAAGATCAAGGAGAAACTCCGCCTCTCCCTTGCCGGAGCGCAAGAAAAACTCCCTCTCGCCTATATAAATGGTAAATACTATTTGCCAAAAAATGGAGCCCCATCTACCCATATTCTCAAGCCAACCGGAAGCGGAAAACTATCCAACCTTGCTGCAAACGAATACATCTGCACCAAGCTTGCCAAATACAGCGGACTTCCAACATCCAAGACAGAACTTAAGCAAATTGGCAATACAGAGTTCCTTTTAATAGAGCGCTACGACCGCATTTCCGAGAACAACCAAATTTCAAGGATCCACCAAGAAGACATTTGCCAAGCACTCGGGATCCTAAGCGACCGCAAATACCAGAACGACGGCGGTCCAAGCATCGCAGATATCTATAACCTTCTCAAAGAGAAAACGACAATTCCCCTAATCGAAACGCGTAATTTTCTCCGCTATATCATATTCAACCTGATCATAGGAAACTGCGACGCCCATGGCAAAAACTATTCCCTACTATTCCAGGGAAATACCATCCAGCTAGCCCCCATTTACGACACAGTCAGCACAATCATTTACCCGGATTTGACCCGCAAGCTATCAATGAAAGTCGGCAAGCACTACGAATTCAAAAAAATTAACAGCGAAGACTTTGTGTTGCTTGCCGGCCAGCTCAACCTAAAGCCCAAAACAATCCTAGATTGTTATTTTGAGACTATCGAAAAAATCGAGAAAAACTTTGACAAAGTTAAGGATGATTCAGCTTTGATAGGATATGATAAAACTATTGAAATCATTGAAAAAAACATTTTGAGAATAGACTAA
- a CDS encoding glycosyltransferase family 32 protein, with product MSIPKIVHYCWLSNDPYPELVQRCIQSWKEKLPDYELMLWDMIHFDVHSVPWVEQACSVKKWAFAADYIRLYALYNHGGIYLDSDVEVLKSFDDLLDRPYFFGKEHTPDRIDSSHIIEAATFGAEIHHPLIKKCLDYYAGKNFIMANGAFDTTVLPHIMASVLNQEGALRDLLPMHYFSPKNTRTQIVEATAETYSVHHFNGSWYSVAQRKHVNARIKFCKLFGENVGMLLSTIYAVFVNLKYNSFQDTLSRCKQKGLSLFQVKKWQSQK from the coding sequence ATGTCTATCCCTAAGATTGTACACTACTGTTGGCTAAGCAATGATCCGTATCCGGAATTGGTTCAGCGTTGTATTCAGAGCTGGAAAGAAAAACTTCCGGATTATGAATTAATGCTGTGGGATATGATTCATTTTGATGTGCATTCTGTGCCTTGGGTGGAGCAGGCTTGTTCTGTAAAGAAATGGGCTTTTGCGGCAGACTACATCCGTCTTTATGCACTTTATAATCATGGCGGAATTTATTTAGACAGCGATGTGGAAGTTTTGAAATCATTCGATGATTTACTGGATAGACCATACTTTTTTGGGAAGGAGCATACGCCGGATAGGATTGATTCTAGTCATATCATCGAGGCTGCGACTTTTGGCGCAGAAATTCATCATCCCTTAATAAAAAAATGCTTAGATTATTACGCGGGTAAAAATTTTATTATGGCGAACGGCGCTTTTGATACGACCGTTCTTCCGCATATCATGGCAAGTGTCTTAAATCAAGAAGGCGCTTTGCGAGATTTACTTCCGATGCATTATTTTTCGCCCAAGAATACAAGAACGCAGATTGTGGAAGCTACTGCGGAAACATATTCTGTGCATCATTTTAATGGCTCGTGGTATTCTGTGGCACAGCGGAAGCATGTAAATGCTCGAATTAAATTTTGCAAATTGTTTGGTGAAAATGTGGGAATGTTGCTTTCTACGATTTATGCGGTGTTTGTGAATTTGAAGTATAATAGTTTTCAGGACACATTGTCCCGTTGCAAACAAAAAGGGCTTTCTTTATTCCAGGTGAAAAAATGGCAATCCCAAAAGTGA
- a CDS encoding glycosyltransferase family 2 protein, whose translation MDSIVKQTYTNLEIILVDDGSPDGCPQICDEYAAKDKRIVVIHKENGGLSDARNAGLDICKGEYISFVDSDDWVSENYIEVMLNIAIKENADISICNHNFVHNDGSKKNIIFEERTYTKKEALKKIILQQTLPWGASWGKIYKRKIFNKYKFPVGIIHEDDYTSYKFIYEADKIVCIDKTLYNYFQRSDSISKLDTTYDFTEVRKNQLTFLLENKEYELAELTAINLCWHYLNSYCAKKEDGKKNFLHFFSQLKKIPSYHTTKRLCLYPLGAFPSIYPIYKKTFFKIKQFFLSSR comes from the coding sequence TTGGACAGCATCGTCAAGCAGACTTATACAAACTTGGAAATTATCTTGGTGGATGATGGATCGCCAGACGGCTGTCCGCAGATTTGTGACGAGTATGCGGCTAAAGATAAACGGATTGTAGTAATCCACAAGGAAAATGGCGGGTTATCGGACGCGAGGAATGCGGGGTTAGATATATGCAAAGGGGAGTATATATCGTTTGTGGATAGTGATGACTGGGTGAGTGAAAATTATATTGAAGTTATGCTCAATATAGCAATAAAAGAAAATGCGGACATCAGCATATGCAACCATAACTTCGTGCATAATGACGGCTCTAAAAAAAACATTATTTTTGAAGAACGCACATATACAAAAAAAGAAGCGCTAAAAAAAATCATACTTCAGCAAACTCTCCCTTGGGGTGCATCTTGGGGTAAAATTTACAAAAGAAAGATTTTTAACAAATATAAATTTCCTGTAGGAATAATTCATGAGGACGATTATACTAGTTACAAATTCATATACGAAGCGGATAAAATCGTTTGCATAGACAAAACTTTATATAACTATTTCCAAAGAAGTGATTCTATTTCAAAACTTGACACAACATACGACTTTACAGAGGTAAGAAAAAATCAATTAACCTTCTTACTTGAAAACAAGGAATATGAACTAGCTGAATTAACTGCAATTAACCTTTGTTGGCATTATCTAAATAGTTATTGCGCAAAAAAAGAAGACGGTAAAAAGAACTTTCTCCATTTTTTTTCACAATTAAAAAAAATTCCAAGTTATCACACAACTAAAAGGCTTTGTCTATACCCACTCGGCGCCTTTCCTTCGATTTATCCTATTTACAAAAAAACATTCTTTAAAATAAAACAATTCTTTCTTTCATCACGTTGA
- a CDS encoding glycosyltransferase family 32 protein: MAIPKVIHYCWLSGEPYPELVQKCMKSWRNHLLDYNFVLWDRKKIQECLCPWVESALAERKWAFAADYVRLFALYNYGGIYLDCDVEVLKSFDDILAQDSFLGRESHKNVIEAAVMGAEPNLAWVKKSLDWYENRRFNVSDLNNPSIAIPVVIKNALMIFHGVKVLPAEYFSPKDNRTGKLRITSKTYCIHHFDGNWFSDYQREYFRIRVEFSKKYGAFMGFIVASLFSLKKKLGNK, translated from the coding sequence ATGGCAATCCCAAAAGTGATACATTATTGCTGGTTGAGCGGGGAGCCTTATCCGGAACTTGTGCAAAAATGCATGAAGTCTTGGCGGAATCATTTGCTGGACTATAACTTTGTGTTATGGGATCGAAAAAAAATTCAAGAATGTTTGTGCCCGTGGGTAGAATCTGCATTAGCAGAAAGAAAATGGGCCTTTGCTGCAGATTATGTACGGTTGTTTGCTCTTTACAACTATGGCGGCATTTATTTGGATTGCGATGTAGAAGTCCTAAAGTCTTTTGATGATATTCTTGCTCAAGATAGTTTTCTTGGACGGGAATCTCATAAGAATGTGATAGAAGCTGCAGTGATGGGTGCAGAACCGAATCTAGCGTGGGTAAAAAAATCTTTGGATTGGTATGAAAACCGAAGATTCAATGTATCGGACTTAAATAATCCATCGATTGCGATACCGGTTGTTATAAAAAATGCGTTGATGATTTTTCACGGTGTTAAAGTGTTGCCGGCGGAATATTTTTCTCCCAAAGATAATCGGACGGGGAAACTTCGAATCACGTCAAAGACTTATTGTATTCATCATTTTGATGGAAACTGGTTCAGTGATTATCAGCGCGAATATTTTAGGATTCGAGTAGAATTCTCTAAAAAGTATGGTGCGTTTATGGGCTTTATTGTGGCGAGTCTGTTCTCGCTGAAGAAGAAATTGGGTAATAAATGA